A window of Serinus canaria isolate serCan28SL12 chromosome 27, serCan2020, whole genome shotgun sequence genomic DNA:
TGCCAGCCTCGGGGAAGCAGGAAAGAGTGGGGAGGGGGCGGTGGGGGTCACCAGGGGGGGCTTTGCATAGAGGTTGGAGGCCGGGACGCCTCTGAACAACGGCAGAGGGGCAAAGCTGGCACGAACGGCGGCTCGGCTGTGTCTGCTGGGCCAGAACACAACCCCCCGGGACACCCCCGGGACACCCCCGGACACCCCCGGGACACCCCCAGACACCCCCGGACAGCCCAGGACACCCCCGAGCCTGGGGGGACCCGGGGGTCCCGTCCTGCCGTCCCTCCACCCCCTCGGCCGCCCTGCCCATCCTGGACTCgccatttcctcctgctgggCCGCTCCGGGAGATGCAGCGCTGTCCCCGTGCCACATCCtcgtccctgtccctgtgacCGACCTGTCCCCAACCCGGgccacatccctgtccctgtcgcTGTGCCAGACCTGTCCCCAACCCGGgccacatccctgtccctgtgcacaGACCTGTCCCCATCCCGGGCCACATCCCTGTCCCGGTCCCTGTGACCGACCTGTCCCCAACCCGGGCCACATCCTTCTCTGTGCCCCCATCTCCACCTCTGTCATTCTCATCCTGTAtttctgtcccttgtccccatcTCTATCCCTGTCCCCGTCCTTGTCCCCATACCCAGTCCtccgtccctgtccccatttctgtcccttgtccccatcTCTATCCTCATCCTCATTTCGTCCCCCTCcctatccctgtccccattcctgtcccctgtccccacccccctgtccccaggggtcaccaccctgaccctgaccccCGGGGGTCCCGGTGTGGGTTCGGTGCCGCCCCCCGGCTTCCCCCGTCCCCCCCGTCCCCACCGCAGCTCCGGAGGGGtcccccagctgccaggaggggtgacagtggcagtgccacccgTCCCTGCGTGCGCTGGGGGTGTCACCGCGCCGCTGGGAATGGAAACTATTGACGGGAGCGGGGCTGGCCACCGGCCAGGGGCAGCGGCCACCGCGGGCCTGGGGGGGCTCCAGGGGACACCGGGACTTCCCTGGGGGTCAAGGACAGGTGCCGGGATGGCCTGGCCTGGGGGTGGGCACGGGGGTGGCACGGGGTTGGCTCGGGGGTGGCTCGGGGGTGGCACGGCTTGGCTGGGCTGAGCCTCCCGGGCATCTCAGCCCACCCCAAAACAGAGAAGGGCAGGGGAGACCAGAAGGGGCCGGGCCCTCAGCGCCACCCCCAGGCGTGTCACCCCCCCAGTGACTGCAGtgaccccagggcagggcaggaccccagctgtcccttccctgcgTCCCCCCGGAGCCCAAAACTCCGACAGGAGCGTGGCCCCCCccgtccctctgtccccacactgtccctgtgcctgtcgCGCGCTCCCGCGTCCCCTCCGCGTGTCCCCCGTCCCGTGGCTGGCCCCCCGCGTGTCGCGGTCCCCGCggcgcccccggcccgcccccggcccgccccgctgggggctggggaggggctgcagggcggAGCTCGGTGGCGGAGCCGCTTCTTTGGATAAGAggcgcggggccgcggggacGGGCAGGTGGAGCGCGTCaggcaccggcaccggcaccggcaccgggcgCGGAGCCCCCCACGgcacttttggggtttttccgGCTGCTTTCGGGTATTTTTGCCGGGTTGGTTTTTTGTCCCCGCTCCCTCTTGGCTGTCCCGGGGCCGCAGCCGCTCGGGGTCCCCCCGGTAGCACCGGGCATGGAGCGGGCGGCGGGAGCCCGGCCGGGCGGGCAGCGCTGACCGGCGCCGCgtcccggggccgccgccggcGGGGACCCCCATGAGCGGCTGAGCGGGGCCGGCGCCCCCCGCCCGTCCATGGGCGCGCTGGAGCCAGGCACCGGAGCGCCCCGGCCCGCCGCCCCCATGCTCAGCGCCGCCGCCAGCTTCGCCAAGGAGCCGCCGGGCCCGCGGgacgccgccgccgccgccgccgccgctttCTTCGGTGATGGAGGGGGACCGGAACCGGGAGCCCCCCCGCTCCCTTACGGCGCTCCCGGCTGCTTCGGCGGCCGGTTCCTGGGGCCCTGCCCGCCCTACCGggcgccgccgcctcccgccgcgCCGGTGGAAGGTTACGCGGGCGCCGAGGGTGGTTTCGGCGGCGGGGGGAGCCCGCTGTGCCCCCCGCTCTGTGCCCTGCCCGGGTACCGCGCGGCCGGGAAGGTGCAGGTGATGCTCAACAATTACCCGCTCTGGGCCAAGTTCCACAAGCACCAGACCGAGATGATCATCACCAAGCAGGGCAGGTGAGCCGGGGGCTCCGGCGGGCtccggggacagcggggacagggagctgggggcggcggggcactgggagggactggcGGGGACGGGGACCGGCGGGACCGGGGTGTGCGGGGACAGGGAACTGTGGCAGGACGCGTGAGGCGACCGAGaggacagggtggggacaccGAGGGGAACCTGAGAGCACCGGGGGAACGGGGACAGAAACGGGCAGCGCCACCCGGCACCGGGGATGGCGGGGGTCCGGTGGGGCCACCGGGGTGGGGACACCGCAGTGAGGGGGTGGGACAGACCCCGGGGCTGGCAcggtgaggggctgggggggtccTGCCTCGTCCCCCCGAAGGGTGGGAGGTGTTTGTGGAGCTGGGGGTGCGAGAGGGGACCCCCGTCCCCTCGTGGGCTTCAAGAAAagccggggagggggcggcaAAGCGTCCCAGAGGTCCCCTGGTGTTGTTTCCTTGGGGAGCTGAGGCttgtgggaaggagaaaagggtcTGGGGGTGTCCCCACCTCTatcagggagggacaggggggtTCGGACCCTCGgggacagggaggtggcagaggtgGTGGCGCTGCCAGGGGCCTGCAGGCAGCTTTGATCCGGCCCCAGCCCACGGGCCGGATCCGGAGCTCGGCGCTGCAACAagtggagaggagctgctgccgcCCCAGAGCGTCGCGGGAGGGTGGGGGGcaccctgtcccatccctgtcccctctccgGGGTGGAAAGCCCCCCGTGCTCTGTGACCGGGGGAGGGGCAGCGCTTTGGCCCCGTCCTGGCTGCCAAAAACGCCCTCGGTGACGCCACAGCCGGGCACTCTCTGTCCCCTCCGTGCTGCGGCTCCCGGGGCTGGAGAGGAGTGGGGGAATCTCTGGGGCTCCTCCAGAACCCCAGTTTGGGGGGTCTGGGTGCCACGCAggccctgtggggctgtggagTCCCCACGACGTGGGGCAAGGGGAGCCCAACACGCTGACCCCGTCCTTCAGCCCCACCCTGGGGTGATGAGGATGAAGGGAGCCCACCCTGGGGTGATGAGGATGAGGGGAGCCCACCTTGGGGTGATGAGGATGAGGGGagccccaccctgggctgcactTTGGGGTCTCCCTCCCAGGCCATGGGACCACGGCAGGGatcacacacagcccagccacccCCAGATCCCCCCGAGGAGCCCCCAAACCCCGTGCCAGGGTGAATCAGGGCTGCACCCCctctctgtgcccccagcagctggcacagccccccccccagcccctcctgccgCGCtgccccccctgcccagccccagccccgcgccCAGGGGTCCCTTTGTGCCCGCGCCCCTCGCCGGCTCGGCCGGGGGACAGATGGTGTCACTTCGATGCTGAGCCCGACCTGCTGGATGTGCTGGAAGTCTAAACACGTTAGGGCCGCTTGGTTTGGCACGGCCGAGCCCGGCCCCGCTCTGCCCGGGGATGCTCCGAGCCCGGCACGGAGGGGGGGACGCGTCCCCAGGGGGTGGCGGGGGTGGCGGCCACCCCAAATTGCTGTTGGTTGCCCGCCGCCCCTCAGGCCCTGCAGGAATGAGCTGAAATTCcgcttttttccctccttttctgctctctctgggggagtgccctccctgctgcaccaGGAGCCGCTGCTGAGGGTCTGGAAATTGGGGGGGGGCCCACAGATCCTATCCCCCCCCGCCTCGCTGCACCTCTGCTTGCATCTCCCAGCCCCAAATCGCcgattttggggtttttcccatctccatcccccACCGCGAGGGGCCGCGGGCTCAGGGGGGGCTTGCTCGGTGCAGGGGGGGCTCACGGCGAGCCCAGCCCGGGGAGAGCCTCAAACCCAGAGCCACAGCACATCCGCTTCCCCCGACCCGGAGCTGCTGCTGCGGCCTGCGGGGCCGGGCTGCAGCGCTGCCGCGACAGGAAAAACCCGGCGGGGCTCGAGGGGGCCGAGAGCCCCAAAACCGGCACCCGGGGGGGCTGCACCCCCAAAcccgggctgggggctccggggcaggcagggctctgcagcccaaaccccgggctgggggctccggggcaggcagggctctgcaccCCCAAAAcccgggctgggggctccggggcaggcagggctctgcaccCCCAAAAcccgggctgggggctccggggcaggcagggctctgcaccccaaacccGGCTGGGGTCCGGGGGGGGCTCTGCCCCCAAACCGGCTGGGGCTCCGGGCAGGCgggctctgcagccctcccGGCTTGGGCTGAGGGGTGCTGCCCCCCGCGACCCCCGcggaggagctggggctgggggggacacGGTGGCGCTGGGGGTCACCCTGCTGGCACCGCTCCTGCTGTCCCGTGCCATCCCGAGCCATGCCAGCCCGGCCTGAGCCAGCCCAACCAGCCCGCTCCAGACATCCCCGGTGGCTTCCTGcgcctgtccctgtccctgtccccgtccccgtccctgtccctgtccctgtccctgtccctgtccccgtccccgtccctgtccctgtccctgtccccactgtgtccctgctgctcccgggccctggcagggcaggatcCCCGCGGAAAGCCCCGAGGACTCGCCGGGCACGGGGAATTCCTGccggggctggcactgccctttggggtggcactgccctttggggtgacacagagctggccctgcccttTGGGGTGACacaggggctggctctgccctttGGGGTgacacaggggctgggctgacaCTGCCCtttggggtggcacaggggctgtccctgtgctttGAGGTGACACGAGGGGCTGGCTTTGCATTTCGAGGGGACACGAGGGGCTGTCCCTGTCGCTGGGGACACAGaagggctgtccctgcacttGGGGGTGGCCCAGCGCTGCCTTTGGGGGTGCAGGGGCTCTCTCTGCCTTTGGGGACACCggggtggctttggggacaCGGGTCCGACGGGTGTGAGGGGTGGCCGTGCAGGAGAAGGGACAGCAGAGGTGGCAGCTCCGTTTGGGGACGCTGGGGATGGCTGTCCcgggctggcaggggctggggacaggcagtgccaggctggcagggttGGTGCGGACATGTTGTGACTTGTCACCGTGTCCTGCCGCGCTGTGACATTTAGCTGTGCCCTGTCACCCACACGGGCcgtgcagctgggctgtgcagatgTGCCGTGCCACGCCACCCTGCCGTGTCACCGCCTGTCACCTGTGCAGCCCTGCCGGGTCACCGTGTGTCACCGGTGGCACACCAGGCACACTGGGACTCGTCCGGCTGTGCCACCGTGCTGTGGCACCATGGCGTGCACTGCCACGTCACTGTGCCATGTCCCCATGCCATGCATCGGTGTGTCACCACTGTTCCATGTCACCGCGCCATGTCCCCATGCCATGTCACGGTGCCATGCATTGCCTTGCCACCACCATGCCATGTCACCCAGCCCTAGCCCCGTGTCCTGTGCCGTGCAGCGGGGGCTGGCCCATGTCCCTTGTCCCATGTCCCATGCCCCTTGTCCAGTGTCCCATatccctgtcccatgtcccttgTCCCATATTCCGTGTCCAGTGTCCTatgtcccatgtcccctgtcccctgtcccctgtcccacgCGGCCCCGGtgcctcctgctgtcccctcgCTGTCGCCGGGGGAGGCTCAGGAAGCCGCAGCCCCCCCGAGCctgccggggccgggggctggggaggctctggggggTTTGGAGCCCCCggccctcccctgctcccacctggccacCCTCCGTGTGTCCCACCCGCAGTGTCCCCTGTCGccagctgtcccctggctgtccccacgCGGTTCGCACGGGGACAAACCCCGAGCGCCGCCACTTCAACCCCCCGAGGGTGACACCAGCGGTGCCCCCCGGCCCTGGGGGCACCTCCCAAACCGCAGTGCCCGGCCCGGGGCGGCCGAGTCCTGcccgagcggggccgggggtTAAAAATAAAGGCGAGGCGGGCGCGGTTtcggtgccgccgccgccctgccgtgcccggcccggcccgtgCGGTTtccccgcggcggcggcggcagcgtGTGAGCGCCGGGGCTCGGCTGGCAGCGCTGTGGGAGCGAAAGGCAgaaaaacccagcccaggggagctgtTTTGTTCCTCTGCGCTcgctgcagagctgggctggtgcaGCAGAGCCGGGAGCTCCCCCGGCCGCCCCTCCGAGCTCCCGGAGGGTTTTAGAGCGGTCCCGATTTTTAACCCGCGGCTGGAACACCCTGAGCTCGCTGCGGAGGAGCTGCGAGCCCGGGGAAGGTCCCGCtggggacacggaggggacagcggggtcTGCGAGGGCCCGGGGGGACCCGGGGGGACCTGGGGGGACCCGGGGGGACCGGGGTGCTCAGGGCCAGCGCCGGTGCGGAGCGCGGGCAGCTCCTCGCCACGGCCGCTGCCTGCTCcgcttctttctcttttcacttcTCCTGTCATCTTTATCGTTTTCTGcatcttctttttattcttatttttactaTTCTCTGTTCTTGTTTTTAGTCTTTatcttctccttctttctcttctcctccctattcttcattttttccttttattttttcaattatttttcatttttctcttcctttttcttcttctttttctattttctcttcctttccccctccccttctttTTCTCAATCTTCGTTTTAttctcttgtctttttctggcttttttttttttttttctctcacatttttttctttctctttctatttttcctttttcttctctttctttttctattccCCTCTCTCTCGCAAGGGCGGTTTTGAGTCAGCCTCCACCCGCTGACTTTTCTTTCCACTGCCCTtcccccggcgctgccccggccccgcttCCTGCGGGGGGGCCCGGACCCCCATTTCCCCCGTGCGCCCCCTCCCCTCAGGAATTCGGGGTGAGCCTcccctgggggggggggtggccCCGAATTGAGGGGTGCCCGGGGGGGTTTCTGCCGGGGGTGACATTgatggggcggggggggggacacacacacaccggTGTCCAGCTCCGGCCACCGGAGCTCCTGAAGTTGCCAAAATTCCACGGCAGGGAGCCGCGGGGGGGCCGAGCCGGGGCCCGCAGCCATGGCTGGAGGCCTCGACACCGACCTGAGGTGGCCACTGGGGCTACTGGTGCCACTGGGGGCTACTGGGTCTACTGGGCCACTGGGACCACTGGGACCACTGGGGCCACTGGGGCTACTGGGGCTACTGGGCCTAGTGGGCCTAGTGGGGCTACTGGGGCTACTGGGCCACTGGGACCACTGGGGCTACTGGGGCTACTGGGGCGAGCGGCCAGCGATGGGCAcgagggcagagcagggagcagagttCTCCTGGCCCACTTTGAGGGGACCCCCGGGGGGCAGCGGGGCGCAGCCCCGGGGGGTGGCAGCTGCCGGCCCGTGGTCCCCCCGGTGCCACCGTGTCCCCTTCCTGCCCTTGGCGCGGGCTGGCGCCCAGCCCGAAATAGCAGCGGTGTTGGTTTCCGAGCCGGAAGGTgcttggggagggggaggaagataccgggggggggggggatcgGCCCCgacagcagcccccagctgccAGGGTCACTCAGCTGCTCACGGGCACCCGGCCGGCCGGGGGGTGGGCACCGcgctgcctcagtttccccatcaCCACCCACCCCCTTTACCCACCCTATGCACCAAGGGCCGGGCACGGGGGTGACAGTGTCTGtgcctctgtcccctccccaggcgAATGTTCCCCTTCCTCAGCTTCAGCCTGTCGGGGCTCAACCCCGCGGCGCACTACAGCGTCTGCGTGGACGTGGTGCTGGTGGACCAGCACCACTGGCGCTACCAGGGCGGCAAGTGGGTGCAGTGCGGCAAAGCCGAGGGCAGCATGCCAGGTAGGGGCcctgcccgccctgccccgGCCCCCTGCCCCTGCCGGGCTGGGGGTGACGCCGCGGccgctgtcccctgcccagggaacCGCCTGTACCTGCACCCCGACTCGCCCAACACGGGCGCGCACTGGATGCGCCAGGAGGTTTCCTTCGGCAAGCTGAAGCTCACCAACAACAAGGGAGCCTCCAACAACGTCGGGCAGGTGAGGGGAGGGTCCCGCCGCCCTGGCAGCTCGCTGGGACCCCCCCTGACCGCTCgctgtccccccccccccccccacacagATGATCGTGCTGCAGTCGCTGCACAAGTACCAGCCGCGGCTGCACGTCACGGAGGTGAAGGAGGGCGAGGGGGAGGACGGGTACCCCTCCCCACACACCCACACCTTCGCCTTCCCCGAGACCCAGTTCATCGCCGTCACCGCCTACCAGAACGCCGACGTGAGTGCGAGACCCCCTGCCCGACCCCGGCATGcaccccccccaaaaaccccccaacaTCACAAAAACTCCTGCAACCCCCCCCAGAGTCCCCCCCGGAACCAGACAGGCTGTCCCAGTGTCACCACAGCAACCCAAACCcgcccccagagcagccccttaACCCCCCCCAGCCACACCCAGGGTGTGCTGGGCTTCGGGGGGACCCCCCTGGCACCCCCCCAGGCCggccctgcctgccagcaccCCCGTCTGCAGCGTCCCTGCCACCCCAGGTACATTCCCTCAGCATCCCAGGACCTCCCCCTGCATCCCCTCAGCATCCCAGAGGCCTCTGAGACTTCCAGAACCACCCCTGATCCTTCAGCACCCCCCGATCCCTCCCAGAACCTTCCCCCAGCATCCCAGGACctccccctgtgtcccctcagaCCCCCAGGACctccccctgtgtcccctcaggcTCCCAGGATctccccctgtgtcc
This region includes:
- the TBX21 gene encoding T-box transcription factor TBX21 isoform X1, translated to MGALEPGTGAPRPAAPMLSAAASFAKEPPGPRDAAAAAAAAFFGDGGGPEPGAPPLPYGAPGCFGGRFLGPCPPYRAPPPPAAPVEGYAGAEGGFGGGGSPLCPPLCALPGYRAAGKVQVMLNNYPLWAKFHKHQTEMIITKQGRRMFPFLSFSLSGLNPAAHYSVCVDVVLVDQHHWRYQGGKWVQCGKAEGSMPGNRLYLHPDSPNTGAHWMRQEVSFGKLKLTNNKGASNNVGQMIVLQSLHKYQPRLHVTEVKEGEGEDGYPSPHTHTFAFPETQFIAVTAYQNADITQLKIDHNPFAKGFRDNFDSMYAASESDRLTPSPPEAPGCQQLLPAPRFQPFLPEQLPLPPGRFFGGERGAALPLPPKDPPPWYFPPQQPPAPGALDYGGFEGGYGGGKLVPYGVKPLALPPAPHPALPYYPEGPGGFGVAGGWSPGQFGPKGGAAALGWYREPREEKGKEPEGWATEPSAALAAGDSSDSGPYECKRRRVSPYPSSTESSSPPRNGDTYDKDPLADGGYYGYYGN
- the TBX21 gene encoding T-box transcription factor TBX21 isoform X2, whose translation is MGALEPGTGAPRPAAPMLSAAASFAKEPPGPRDAAAAAAAAFFGDGGGPEPGAPPLPYGAPGCFGGRFLGPCPPYRAPPPPAAPVEGYAGAEGGFGGGGSPLCPPLCALPGYRAAGKVQVMLNNYPLWAKFHKHQTEMIITKQGSFSLSGLNPAAHYSVCVDVVLVDQHHWRYQGGKWVQCGKAEGSMPGNRLYLHPDSPNTGAHWMRQEVSFGKLKLTNNKGASNNVGQMIVLQSLHKYQPRLHVTEVKEGEGEDGYPSPHTHTFAFPETQFIAVTAYQNADITQLKIDHNPFAKGFRDNFDSMYAASESDRLTPSPPEAPGCQQLLPAPRFQPFLPEQLPLPPGRFFGGERGAALPLPPKDPPPWYFPPQQPPAPGALDYGGFEGGYGGGKLVPYGVKPLALPPAPHPALPYYPEGPGGFGVAGGWSPGQFGPKGGAAALGWYREPREEKGKEPEGWATEPSAALAAGDSSDSGPYECKRRRVSPYPSSTESSSPPRNGDTYDKDPLADGGYYGYYGN